One genomic segment of Brassica napus cultivar Da-Ae chromosome A3, Da-Ae, whole genome shotgun sequence includes these proteins:
- the LOC106395461 gene encoding uncharacterized protein LOC106395461, with translation MKLIWSPETASKAYIDTVKSCEKLGTPGPAELVAAMAAGWNATLIVETWSEGETIAISVGLNVASQHTNARHMCIVPNAISEAAYLQAMTQQYCSTLPETIIMNEEEEGNSENTMQMLQGIDFLVIDWDQKDFAANVLRNAAFGSRGAVVVCRSGYRRSTSCFSWTKAFSDRNVVRTVTLPVSGGLEIAHVAAARSSGKNDNNNKRKWIKHIDQRSGEEHVIRK, from the exons ATGAAACTTATATGGTCACCGGAAACAGCATCAAAGGCTTACATCGACACCGTTAAATCG TGCGAGAAGCTTGGAACGCCAGGACCGGCGGAGCTAGTAGCGGCTATGGCAGCGGGGTGGAACGCGACTCTAATCGTGGAAACATGGTCCGAAGGAGAAACCATAGCCATAAGTGTTGGCTTAAATGTAGCGAGCCAACACACAAACGCAAGACACATGTGTATTGTACCAAACGCAATATCAGAAGCCGCTTATCTTCAAGCCATGACACAACAATATTGCTCCACCTTGCCTGAAACAATCATTAtgaacgaggaagaagaaggaaactCCGAGAACACGATGCAGATGCTGCAAGGAATCGATTTCTTGGTAATTGATTGGGATCAAAAGGATTTTGCAGCAAACGTTTTGAGAAACGCTGCGTTTGGTAGCAGAGGAGCTGTTGTGGTGTGCAGAAGCGGTTACAGGAGAAGCACGTCTTGTTTCAGTTGGACAAAAGCGTTTAGTGATCGGAACGTTGTGAGAACGGTGACTCTTCCGGTTTCTGGTGGTCTAGAAATTGCTCATGTGGCTGCAGCAAGAAGCTCTGGGAAGAATgataacaacaacaagagaaaaTGGATCAAACATATTGATCAAAGATCAGGAGAAGAACATGTTAttagaaagtaa
- the LOC125607305 gene encoding uncharacterized protein LOC125607305, protein MIYPLAFGVLDGENNASWTWFFEMLKTAIPDSSELVFMSDRNQSLIAAVANVFPQSHHGHCIWHLSQNVRGHACNTTKAVVAWRFMELARCYTVAEFESAYASFKVRFPPAYKYLEEHTDKCTWARVYFPGVRYNLDTSNSVESMNSVFRDARRYALIPLLDTIIKKFSDWFNEHQKDSVAGSIDTKLVPLVEIHLHNLWSTAEKTPVRELNSYELEYEVTDTENGKNYVVNLIEKSCSCKVYDYEKYPCLHGLAAYLYFLEVEAAPGRRRDVKIEYHELCSKYYWTELRTLAYYKTIYSVLDRCDWNVPDHIKELQIIPPDRLKRKGRKNNKRNPSVGERRKRTQNIRRPRQNFGFSWLLFGMRSSNPSESN, encoded by the coding sequence ATGATTTATCCGCTTGCGTTTGGTGTACTCGACGGTGAGAATAATGCTAGTTGGACATGGTTTTTCGAGATGCTCAAAACTGCTATACCAGACTCTTCTGAATTAGTATTTATGAGTGATAGAAACCAGAGCCTAATCGCGGCTGTAGCTAATGTGTTTCCACAATCTCACCATGGCCATTGTATATGGCACTTGTCTCAGAATGTGAGAGGGCATGCTTGTAACACAACCAAAGCCGTAGTCGCATGGAGATTTATGGAGTTGGCTAGGTGTTACACGGTGGCTGAGTTCGAGTCTGCTTACGCATCTTTTAAGGTGAGATTTCCTCCAGCATACAAGTATTTGGAGGAGCATACAGATAAATGCACATGGGCTCGGGTTTATTTCCCAGGTGTGAGATACAACTTGGACACTAGCAACAGTGTGGAGTCAATGAACAGCGTCTTTAGGGACGCCAGGAGATATGCTTTAATACCATTGTTGGATACAATCATCAAAAAGTTTTCAGACTGGTTCAATGAACATCAGAAGGACTCTGTGGCTGGGTCGATTGATACCAAACTGGTTCCTCTTGTCGAGATTCACTTGCATAACCTATGGAGCACAGCTGAGAAAACACCAGTGCGTGAGCTTAATAGTTATGAGCTTGAGTACGAGGTAACCGACACTGAAAACGGGAAGAATTATGTTGTGAACTTGATAGAGAAGAGCTGTAGCTGCAAGGTGTATGATTATGAAAAGTATCCTTGTCTGCACGGACTTGCTGCTTACTTATATTTCCTTGAGGTTGAAGCTGCTCCTGGTCGTCGACGTGATGTGAAGATAGAGTATCATGAGTTGTGCTCGAAATATTACTGGACAGAACTTCGGACATTGGCTTATTACAAGACCATTTATTCTGTGCTGGACAGGTGTGATTGGAATGTACCAGATCACATCAAAGAGCTTCAGATCATACCTCCGGATCGCCTCAAGAGGAAgggaagaaaaaataataagaggAATCCATCTGTTGGTGAACGACGTAAAAGGACACAAAACATAAGGCGACCAAGGCAAAATTTCGGTTTCAGTTGGCTGTTGTTTGGAATGCGTAGTAGTAATCCCAGTGAATCAAACTAG